Genomic DNA from Mycobacteriales bacterium:
TTGACCCGGCCGGCGATCTGCTCCGGGTCACCGGCGCCCTCGACCATCGTCGTCTCGTCCTTGGTGACGACGATCTTGCGAGCCCGGCCGAGCAGGTCGAGGGTGGCGTTCTCGAGCTTGAGGCCGACCTCCTCGCTGATGACCTGGCCGCCGGTCAGGATCGCCATGTCCTGCAGCATCGCCTTGCGGCGGTCGCCGAAGCCGGGAGCCTTGACGGCGACCGACTTGAACGTGCCGCGGATCTTGTTGACGACCAGCGTCGCGAGGGCCTCGCCCTCGACGTCCTCGGCGATGATGACGAGCGGCTTGCCGCCCTGCATGACCTTCTCGAGCACGGGCAGCAGGTCCTTGACCGCGCTGACCTTGCCGTTGATGAGCAGCACGTAGGGGTCGTCGAGGACGGCCTCCATGCGCTCGGCGTCGGTCACGAAGTAGGGCGAGATGTAGCCCTTGTCGAAGCGCATGCCCTCGACGAGCTCGAGCTCGAGACCGAAGGTGTTGCTCTCCTCGACGGTGATGACGCCTTCCTTGCCGACCTTGTCCATCGCCTCGGCGATCATCTCGCCGATGGCGGGGTCGCCGGCCGAGATCGAGGCCGTGGAGGCGATCTGCTCCTTGGTCTCGACGTCCTTGGCCTGCTTGGACAGGTCCTCGCTGACGCGCTCGACCGCGGCCTCGATGCCGCGCTTCAGCGACATCGGGTTGGCGCCGGCGGCGACGTTGCGCAGGCCCTCGCGGACCAGTGCCTGGGCGAGGATGGTCGCGGTGGTGGTGCCGTCACCGGCGACGTCGTTGGTCTTCTTGGCAACTTCCTTGACGAGCTCGGCCCCGATCTTTTCCCAGGGGTCCTCGAGCTCGATCTCCTTGGCGATGCTCACGCCGTCATTGGTGATGGTGGGTGCGCCCCACTTCTTGTCCAGGACGACGTTGCGGCCCTTGGGGCCCAGCGTCACCTTGACGGCGTCGGCCAGCGTGTTCATGCCACGCTCGAGGCCGCGCCGGGCCTCCTCGTTGAAGGAGATGATCTTCGCCATGCGAACTTCCTCCCGCTGTCCGGATGCAGTGACCGGAGAACGGCGCCCGCGACGGCAGGCCGCTGGGCCGGATCGTCAGGTGGACGCCCCGCCCGAGAGGCCTCACCGGCCCCGGTCTGTCACTCTTGGCTTGCGAGTGCTAATCCATGTTTAGCACTCACCCGCCGAGAGTGCAAGGCGGGGCGGAGGGCCGCCGGGGGTAGCCGAAAGCCTGGCCTCAGCTCCCGCTGACGCGCCCCCCGAGGCCGACCCGCGGCACCCGTTCGTCCGATCGAGTGGCGTCGAGGAACACCTGCGTGATGCGCGGCCAGCGCTCGTTGATCTCGTGGTCGATGCAGGTGCTGATCTCCTCGACCCGGTCGGAGTCGAGGCCCTGGTCGAGGTCGATCCGCGCGGCCAGCAGCACCTGGTCAGCACCCATCCGCATCGTCAGTAGGTCGACGACCTCGTCGACACCGTCGTACCGGGTGAGGAACTCCTCCAGCTCGTCGCGCAGTTCGGGCTCCACGGCCTCGCCGATCAGCATGTCCTTGACGTCGTGGCCGAGCAGGTATGCCGTCACCACGAGCAGCAGCGCGATCAGGGCCGCCGCGACGCCTTCCCACCAGCCCTGGCCGGTCGCCTGGTGCAACGCGATGCCACCGAAGGCGAAGAGGATGCCGACCAGCGCGGCGGTGTCCTCGCTGGCGACCGTCTTCACACTGGGATCACTGGACTTGCGCACGTGCTCCAGCGGCGTACGGCCGGCTTTTCGTGCCTCGGCGCGGACCTGGCGTACGGCGCGCGCCCACGAGGTCCCCTCCGCGGCGCCGGCGATCGCGAGCGCGACGTAGGCGATGAGGAAGTAGTGGCCGCCCACGGTCTCGTGACCCGTGAATGCCTGGTAGGCCTCGATCGTCGAGAACCCGGCGCCGGCGACGAAGATGCCGACCGCCGCGAGCAGCGACCAGAAGAAGCGTTCCTTGCCGTAGCCGAACGGGTGGCGGGCGTCGGCCGGCCGGCTGCTCTTCTTCAACGAGGTCAGCAGAAAGCCTTCGTTGAGGGTGTCGGCGACCGAGTGGACGCCCTCGGCGAACAGCGCCGACGAACCGGTCAGCAGGGCGGCCACGAACTTGACCGCGGCGATCAGCGCGTTGGCGCCGAGCGCGATCAGCACCGTGCGGGTGCTCTGGCTGGCGGTCTTCTCCGGGGGCACGGTCCGGTCCTTCCGCAGGGTCCGCACGGCTCCTACCCGACGGGGCGTCGCCGGCAACCCGGTACGATCCCCGGTCGTGCCAGGGCAGCCCGGGCCGCGGTCCTCGACGCAGGCACCGATCGTGGTCGCGTCCAACCGAGGCCCGCTGTCGTTCGTCACGGGCGAGGACGGCCGCACCACCTTGCGGCACGCCGCCGGTGGCCTGGTCTCCGGACTCAGCGGCGCGGTCGAGGGCGATGCACTGCTGTGGGTCTGCGCGGCGCTCGGCAGCGCCGACCGGCACGCGGCCCGGCAGGCGCCCGGCGGCCGGCTCGACCTGGCCGGTCACGAGACCGGCGGCACCGGCGTACGCATGCTCGACATCGACGAGACGACATTCCACCGCGCCTACAACGCAGTCGCCAACTCCACGCTCTGGTTCGTCAACCACCTGCTGTTCGACCCGGCGCTGTCGCCGTCGTTCGACGCGCGGTTCACGCGGGAGTGGCAGAGCTACGTCGACTACAACGCGGCGTTCGCCGACGCGCTCGCGCAGGACGCCGCCCCGGGCGGCAAGGTGCTCGTGCAGGACTACCACCTGACGCTGGTGCCGGCGATGCTGCGCGAGCGCCGCCCGGACGTCCGCATCGCGCACTTCATGCACACGCCGTGGGCGGATCCCGGCTACTTCTCCCTGCTGCCCGACCGGGTCGCCGCCGAGGTGCTGCAAGGGATCCTCGGCGGTACGTCGGCAGGCTTCCTGTCCCCGCGGTGGGCCGCCGCGTTCGTCGCCTGCTGCGAGGCGGTGCTCGGCGCGCGCGTCGACCGGGCGGCCGGCACGGTGACGCACGACGGGCGTACGACGGCGGTGCGCGTGCACCCGCTCGGGATCGACGCGGCCGGGCTGCGGGCGCGGGCGGCGCAGCCCGACGTCGAGGATCGCTGCCACACGCTGGCCGAGCAGGTCGGCGACCGGCGGCTCCTGCTGCGCATCGACCGGACGGAGTTGTCGAAGAACATCGTGCGCGGACTCGAGGCCTACCGCGAGCTGCTGCGCACCGAGCCGTCGTGGTGCGGGCGCGTGGTGCACGCCGTCTTCGCCTACCCGTCCCGGCACGACCTGCCGGTCTACCGGGAGTACACCGCGCGGGTCCTGCGGGTCGCGCAGGAGATCGAGGACGAGTTCGGCACGCCCTCGTGGGCGCCGGTGCTGCTCGAGGTCAACGACGACTTCGCCCGGTCGCTCGCGGCATACCGCAACGCCGACGCCCTGGTGGTCAACCCGATCCGCGACGGCATGAACCTCGTGGCCAAGGAGGGACCGGTCCTCTCCGACCGCGGCATGGCGCTGGTGCTCTCGCGGGAGGCCGGCGCGGCCGACGTGCTCGGCGAGGATGCGCTCGTCGTCAACCCCTACGACGTGTCGGCCACCGCCGCCGCGATGCACGAGGCGCTCTCGATGCCCGAGGACGAGCGGGCGCGGCGGTGCGACCGGCTCGCCGCCGCGGCCTGCGCGACGCCGCCGCGGCAGTGGATCGCCGACCAGCTCGCCGGACTCGACGCCTGAGCCTCAGTCGCCGATGGCGGCGGCCAGCGCGAGTAGGAACTGCACGACGGCGGCAGGGCCGTCGAGCACCAGGTCGGCCCGCTCGCGCAGCGCCTCGACCTCCTCGGAGGAGCTGCACACGGTCACCCCGGGGACGCCGTCACGGCGCAGCGCCTCGATCGCGTCGTAGGCCGGCAGGTCTCCAAGGTCGTCGCCGACGAAGACCACCGCGGCGGCCGCCCGCTCCTCGACGAGCGCGCGCAGCGCCCCGCCCTTGTCGATCCCCGGTGGGCGCAGCTCGAGCACGAAACGCCCGGGGACCAGCTCGAGGCCGCAGTCGGTGGCGAGCCGGGCGAGCGGCTGCCGCAGCCGCGCCAACGCTCCGGCCGGGTCGAGGGCCTGCCTGGTGTGTACGACGAGCGAGTGGTGCTTGTCCTCGACCGTGACGCCCGCCGGTGCGGCGACGAGGAGGTCGGGCAGCCGGTCTCGGGCGACCTGCACGCCGGGCGCCGGCGGCGGCCCGGTCAGCGCACCGTCGGCCCAGCGCTGCAGCCCGTAGTGGCCCAGCACGACGAGCCGCGCCACGTCGCGCAGCCCGCCGAGCTCGACGACGACCTCGGCGGGTCGGCCGGTGACGACGGCGACGGTGCCGACCCGGTGCGCGAGCACCCGCAGCGCGTCGATCGCGCCGTCGGCGGGGCGAGCGTCCTCGGGGCGGGGGACGATCGGCGCGAGGGTCCCGTCGAAGTCGACCGCGACGACCCCACGGGCGGGCTCGGCGAGCAGCGCCGTGAGGCCGGAGCGACCGGCGGGCGTGGCGGGCTCGGGGAGCATCACCCGGGCGACGCTACCCGGCTGCCGGGCAGCGCTATCGCGGGAACTCGCGGGTGACCACGACCGTGAGGCCGGCCCCGGGCAGGCCGGCGAACCGGGGCAGTACGCGGGCGATCGCGGGGAACTGCGCGGCCAGCGCTCGGGCGACCGGCTCCTGGCCCGGGTCGTAGTAGACGGTGGTCTCGGGGATGCGGCCGGTGAAGTTGCCGACCGTCGCGACGGTCCAGCCACCGGCCCGGAACCGCGCTGCCGCGTCGGCCGCGAGCCCGGACTCGGTCGAGTTGTTGAGAACGGTCAGCGGCGCGCGCAGCGGCCCCGCGGATGCCGGAGCAGGCGTCGTCGCAGTGGGAGAAACCGCGGCGGTCGGGGCGGCGCTCGGCGTGCGGACGGAGGGCCGCGAGGTCGGCGCGGCCGACGGCGACGGGCTGTCGACACCCTCGGCCAGCGAGGTCGAGGGCGGCTGCACCGCGGGACCGCTGCCGCCGAGGTCGGGCTTGCCGTTGAGCAGGACGAGCACGCCGATGAAGGCGCCGACCGCGACGAGTGCGGTCACCGGTCCGATCGCCGACCGGAGCAACGCGCGCAGCGTCCAGCGCGCGCGGTGCGACCCGCTCACGGGCAGGGGGTCAGGCCTCGAGGCCCAGCCGCCGCGCCGAGCGGGCGCGCTGGCGCGCGGCGCGCAACCGGCGCAGCCGCTTGACGAGCATCGGGTCGAACTCCAGCGCCGCCGGCCGGTCGATCAACGCGTTGAGCACCTGGTAGTAGCGGGTGGCCGACATGTCGAAAAGGTCGCGGACGGCCTGCTCCTTGGCTCCGGCGTACTTCCACCACTGCCGCTCGAACGCGAGGATCTCCTGGTCGCGCTCCGACAGCCGCCCGCCGGTAGGGGTGTCCGCAGCCTCGGCGACGTCCATGAGCCCTCCTTCGTGCGCGCTGAATGACACGCTTGTCATTCTGACACGGACGTCCGACGAAACCCAGGCTTTGCCGGTCCCCGGCGCGGTCCACTGCCGGCGCCGACCTCGCCGGTCAGGGATAAAGGCCGCGAATCCGGTGCGCTTCGGCGACCCGCCCGACCGCGATGACCTGCGCCGCGGTGCGCAGGGACAGGCGTCGTTCGGCGGCGAGGGAGGCCACCTCGGCGTAGGCGCGCTGCATGATGTCCTGCAACCGGTCGTTGACCTCGCCCTCGGACCACCAGTAGGACTGCTGGTCCTGGACCCACTCGAAGTAGGAGACGGCGACGCCGCCGGCGTTGGCGAGCACGTCGGGCACGACGACGATCCCCTTGTCGGCGAGCACCTTGTCGGCGGCCGGCGTCGTCGGTCCGTTGGCCCCCTCGACCACGAAGCGCGCGCGGACGTCGGCGGCGTTGCCGGAGTGGATCACGCCGTTGAGCGCGGCCGGCATCAGAACGTCGACGTCCAGCGCGAGCAGCTCGTCGTTGGTGATCGGCTCCGTGCCGGGATAGCCCACGACCGTCCGACCGCCCTCGCGGACGTGCGCCAGGATGGCCGCGGTGTCGAGGCCCGCCGGGTTGTAGATGCCGCCCTCGACGTCGGAGACGGCGACGACCCGGAACCCGGCGTCGCGGAGGAAGACGGCGGCCAGCCCGCCGACCTTGCCGAAGCCCTGCACCGCGACGGTCATTCCGTCCGAATCGACGCCATGACCGGCGAGCGCGGCGCAGGTCGTGAACACCAATCCCCGGCTGGTCGCGCTGCCCCGGCCGAGCGAGCCGCCGACCGAGACGGGCTTGCCGGTCACCACCGCCGTGACCGTGTGGCCGACGTTGACGGAGTAGGTGTCCATCATCCAGGCCATCGTCTGCTCGTCGGTGCCGACGTCGGGTGCCGGGATATCCACCGCCGGACCGATGAGCGGCAAGATCTCGCTGGTGTAGCGGCGGGTCACCCGCTCGAGCTCGGTCTGCGAGTAGTCGCGCGGGTCGATGGTGACGCCGCCCTTGGCACCGCCGTAGGGCACGCCGATCAGCGCGCACTTCCACGTCATCCACATCGCGAGCGCGCGGACCTCGTCGAGGTCGGTCGCCGGGTGGTAGCGCACGCCGCCCTTGGCCGGCCCGCGGGAGAAGTTGTGCTGCACGCGGTAGCCGCGCACCACCTCGACGTGCCCGTCGTCACGCCGCAGCGGCACGCTGACGGTCAGCTCACGGCGGGGCGTCGCCAGCACGGCGTGCAGCCCGTCGTCCAGGCCGAGCTGCCGGGCAGCATCCGCGAGCTGGATCTGCGCCGACTCCCACGCCGACTCCGCGACCACGCGGGCAGCGTAGGTCAGCGACCGTCGTGTGGAGCCCAACCGCCGTTCGTGTCGGTGTAGGCGATCCACGCGTCGGTCGCGCCGGCCCGCTGCAGGGCCGCCTGGAGCAGCGCGCCCTCGCGGCCGGACCGCGGCACCGCGAAGGCTCCTGCCGACGCGCCGCACCGGCCGGCCGCCGCCGCCACCGCCACCGCGGGGGCGAGGACGGTCCACCCACTGCCGGACCGGCAGGCGACGGCGTGCCGGCCGCTGCAGGGCACCGCCACGAACCTCCCGTCGGAAGCCCGGGCGACGGCGCAGGCACCGGCGGCGCTCGGCTCGTCCTGCGCCCACGACCAGATCGAGCCCGCGAGCCGGGAGTCGTCCGGGAGCAGCTGGTCGAACCCGACGAGGTTGACGCCGCAGCGCGCCATGTGCGCGGCCATCGGCGCGTCGATGTGGTCCCCGTCGGGCGTCGCGAGCGCGGACACGAACGTCGAGTCCTCGTAGTAGCGGACGAACGTGCGGCCGTAGTGCTGCTGCGCCTGCGGGCCGTCGCAGGCCGGGAAGTCGGCGTACGACGACGTCGTCTGCTCGAACTTGCCGGCGTCGTTGAAGACGAGGTCGTTCCAGCTGCTGGTCGTGGCGCCGTCCTCGCAGGTGCTCCAGACGACGACTCGCTTGCCCGCTGCCAGCACCTGCGCCCGGGTGAGCGCCAGGTCGAGCGGGCGGCAGACCCCGGCGCGGTCGCCGGCGGACGGGTCGTCGGAGCTGCGGTAGACGAGGCTGCCGAACGCGTGCTCCACGACCTGCGCGGCGGCCTCGTGACCGGCGTGGTTCTGGAGGTCGTCGTCGACGTAGAGGAACAGGACCTCGCCCGGGTGCCGCTGCACCCAGTCGGCGACCGGCGCCAGCCCCTGCGCGAGCGTGCCCTCGATCGTGCAGCCGTAGCCGCCCGACTCCGCGTGGCAGAGCCGCACCTCGTCCTGCCCGGTGTGCGGGTCGAGCGCCCAGTGGGCGTCGACCTCCAGCGAGCGCATGTCCGAGTCGAGCTGGTCGACCATCGACAGCTGCTGGTTGGAGTCGAGCTGCGACAGCCCGGGCGGCGGATCGTTGGGGCCGTCGGGCACGGCGTTGAACGAGTTGTGGGTGCCCAGCCACTGGGCCTCTCGGAACGGCAGGTCGTCGCCGAGCGCCCGCTGCAGCACGAGCGCCCGGTGTACCCAGGTGCTCTGGTAGGCCGCCACCTCGCGGCGCTCGACCGGCGGCGCGAACGGCGTGACGCAGGCGGCGTCGTCCTGCAGCAGCCGCCGGCACAGCGCCGAGGCGTCCTGGCCGAACTTCTCGAACCCGCGGCAGGCCGCGGCGACGTTCGACACCTGGGCGGGCGCCTGCGCGTAGCACTGCTGGTACGACGGCAGCGGGTCGGGCACCGGCGCGTCAGCGGGGCGGTCCGCGGCGCGGGCGGCCAGCGGGGTGGCGAGGACGAGGGCGGCTACCGTCAGCCGGAGCGCGCGGAGCCGGGCGGCGTTCACGCGCGTGAGTTCGACGTCGCGGGCCTCCTCTCCTGCGCCGGTGGGGCCCAGTGGCTAGGGTGCCCCGCAGCGACGGCGAGGAGGGCCTGATGGCGGAGATCCACGGCACGTGCGACGAGCGGTTCACCGGAGTCCGCGACGTGCTGGCCGACAACCTCGACACGGGTCTCGACGTCGGGGCCAGCGTGTCCGTCGTGCTCGACGGCAAGCCGGTCGTCGACGTCTGGGGCGGCGTGGCCGACGCCGAGACCGGCGCCCCTTGGGAGCGCGACACGATCATCAACGTCTGGTCGACCACGAAGACCATGACGTTCCTCTGCGCGCTGATGCTCGCGGACCGCGGCGAGCTCGACCTCTACGCGCCGGTCGCCCGCTACTGGCCGGAGTTCGCCGCCGGCGGCAAGGAGGGCGTCGAGGTCCGGCATCTGATGGCGCACACGGCGGGGCTCTCGGGCTGGTCGCCGGCCATCACGCTGACCGACCTCTACGACTGGGAGAAGGCGACGTCGGTGCTCGCCGCCCAGGAGCCGTGGTGGGAGCCGGGGACGGCGTCGGGCTATCACGCGGTGACCCAGGGCTTCCTGATCGGCGAGGTCGTCCGGCGCATCACCGGGCAGTCGCTCGGCACGTTCTTCGCGAAGGAGGTCGCCGAGCCGCTGGGCGCCGACTTCCACATCGGCCTGCCCGCCGCGCACGACGCGCGGGTAGCCCGGCTGGTCACGCCGCCCGACAACCTGGGCGACGCAGCCGCCGAGGACTCCATCGCACACCGCACGTTCGCCAGCGCGCCGTTCGGCGCCGAGGTCGCCTGGACCACCGACTGGCGGCGGGCGGAGATCCCCGCCGCCAACGGCCACGGCAACGCCCGGTCGGTGGCCCGCATCCAGGCGGTGCTGGCCTGCGGGGGCGAGATCGACGGCGTGCGGCTGCTGTCCGCGGCCGGCTGCGAGCGCGTCTTCGACGAGCAGATCCACGGCACCGACCTCGTGCTCGGCGTCCCGCTGCGCTTCGGCATGGGCTACGGCCTGAACTCGGAGGAGCTGCCGCTGAGCCCGAACCCGCGCACCTGCTTCTGGGGCGGTTACGGCGGATCGATCATCGTCATCGACCTCGACGCCCGCATGACGGTCTGCTACGTCATGAACCGCATGGAGAGCGGACTGGTCGGCGACATGCGAGGAGCCAGCGTGGTCTTCGCCGCCTACGCAGGGCTGGCCGCGGGCTGACGGCTCCACCCGGCGACGTACGCCGGGAGCGCCGCGTCACCGCCGTCGGCGAGCGGCTCGCCGCTGGCGAGCCGCAGCGGCAGCACGCCGGCCCACACCGGAAGCGCGAGGTCCTCGGCGTCGTCCTTGGGCCCGCCGGTGCGCACCTTCGCCGACGCCTCGGTCAGCGGGACGGCCCAGACGCCGGTCTCCCGCAACTCGGCCGCGGTCGGCGGGCGTACGTCGTCCCAACGGCCGCGCGCGACGTGCTCGACGACGACCCGCAGCGCCGCGGTCTTCTCCACCGGGTCGGTGATCTCCTCGGCCCGGCCGTGGACGACGACCGAGCGGTAGTTGACGGAGTGGTGAAAGGCCGACCGCGCCAGCACCAGCCCGTCGATCAGCGTCACGGTGACGCAGACCGTGTCGTCGCGGCGCAGGTCACGGAAGACGCCGGCGGCCTTCGATCCGTGCAGCAGCAGCCGGTCGCCGTCACGGGCGTGCAGGGTGGGGATCACGACCGGCCGGCCCTCGCGCACGACGGCGACGTGGCAGACCAGTGCCTCGTCGAGGATCGGCGCGATCGTCGCCTCGTCGTAGGCCGCCCGTTCGGGCAGCCGGCGGACCCGCAACGGGGCTGGGACGGAGCGCGACGGCATGCCTCAACCCTAGGCAACCGAGCCCGGTGAGCCGAGCGGTTTTCCGCCCGGTGCACCACTCCTAGAGGCGGTAGTCGCGCCAGGCCACCGGCGGCTTGCCCCCGGACTGCTCCACGAACTGGTCCAGGAACCACCGGCGGAACCGCACGACCTCGGGCGTGCTCGCCATCGTCAGCAGGTGCTCGCCCGAGCGACAGAAGGCGTCGGCCTCGTCGAAGAGCTCGCCGAGGTGGCGGGCCGCGGGGGCGACCTCGGCCGGCACCCGGTAGGTCAGGTCGACCGTCTGCTCGCCTCGCTCGAGCGCCTCGTCGCGCTTGCGG
This window encodes:
- the groL gene encoding chaperonin GroEL (60 kDa chaperone family; promotes refolding of misfolded polypeptides especially under stressful conditions; forms two stacked rings of heptamers to form a barrel-shaped 14mer; ends can be capped by GroES; misfolded proteins enter the barrel where they are refolded when GroES binds), whose product is MAKIISFNEEARRGLERGMNTLADAVKVTLGPKGRNVVLDKKWGAPTITNDGVSIAKEIELEDPWEKIGAELVKEVAKKTNDVAGDGTTTATILAQALVREGLRNVAAGANPMSLKRGIEAAVERVSEDLSKQAKDVETKEQIASTASISAGDPAIGEMIAEAMDKVGKEGVITVEESNTFGLELELVEGMRFDKGYISPYFVTDAERMEAVLDDPYVLLINGKVSAVKDLLPVLEKVMQGGKPLVIIAEDVEGEALATLVVNKIRGTFKSVAVKAPGFGDRRKAMLQDMAILTGGQVISEEVGLKLENATLDLLGRARKIVVTKDETTMVEGAGDPEQIAGRVNQIKAEIEKSDSDYDREKLQERLAKLAGGVAVIKVGAATEVELKEKKHRIEDAVSNAKAAVEEGIVAGGGVALLHASNTAFEKLDLEGDELTGAKIVQLALEAPLKQIAVNAGLEGGVVVERVRGLEVGNGLNAATGEYVDMIKTGIIDPAKVTRSALQNAASIAALFLTTEAVIADKPEKAAPAMPGAGGGMGDMDF
- a CDS encoding cation diffusion facilitator family transporter, coding for MPPEKTASQSTRTVLIALGANALIAAVKFVAALLTGSSALFAEGVHSVADTLNEGFLLTSLKKSSRPADARHPFGYGKERFFWSLLAAVGIFVAGAGFSTIEAYQAFTGHETVGGHYFLIAYVALAIAGAAEGTSWARAVRQVRAEARKAGRTPLEHVRKSSDPSVKTVASEDTAALVGILFAFGGIALHQATGQGWWEGVAAALIALLLVVTAYLLGHDVKDMLIGEAVEPELRDELEEFLTRYDGVDEVVDLLTMRMGADQVLLAARIDLDQGLDSDRVEEISTCIDHEINERWPRITQVFLDATRSDERVPRVGLGGRVSGS
- a CDS encoding trehalose-6-phosphate synthase, coding for MPGQPGPRSSTQAPIVVASNRGPLSFVTGEDGRTTLRHAAGGLVSGLSGAVEGDALLWVCAALGSADRHAARQAPGGRLDLAGHETGGTGVRMLDIDETTFHRAYNAVANSTLWFVNHLLFDPALSPSFDARFTREWQSYVDYNAAFADALAQDAAPGGKVLVQDYHLTLVPAMLRERRPDVRIAHFMHTPWADPGYFSLLPDRVAAEVLQGILGGTSAGFLSPRWAAAFVACCEAVLGARVDRAAGTVTHDGRTTAVRVHPLGIDAAGLRARAAQPDVEDRCHTLAEQVGDRRLLLRIDRTELSKNIVRGLEAYRELLRTEPSWCGRVVHAVFAYPSRHDLPVYREYTARVLRVAQEIEDEFGTPSWAPVLLEVNDDFARSLAAYRNADALVVNPIRDGMNLVAKEGPVLSDRGMALVLSREAGAADVLGEDALVVNPYDVSATAAAMHEALSMPEDERARRCDRLAAAACATPPRQWIADQLAGLDA
- the otsB gene encoding trehalose-phosphatase, which translates into the protein MLPEPATPAGRSGLTALLAEPARGVVAVDFDGTLAPIVPRPEDARPADGAIDALRVLAHRVGTVAVVTGRPAEVVVELGGLRDVARLVVLGHYGLQRWADGALTGPPPAPGVQVARDRLPDLLVAAPAGVTVEDKHHSLVVHTRQALDPAGALARLRQPLARLATDCGLELVPGRFVLELRPPGIDKGGALRALVEERAAAAVVFVGDDLGDLPAYDAIEALRRDGVPGVTVCSSSEEVEALRERADLVLDGPAAVVQFLLALAAAIGD
- a CDS encoding LytR C-terminal domain-containing protein encodes the protein MSGSHRARWTLRALLRSAIGPVTALVAVGAFIGVLVLLNGKPDLGGSGPAVQPPSTSLAEGVDSPSPSAAPTSRPSVRTPSAAPTAAVSPTATTPAPASAGPLRAPLTVLNNSTESGLAADAAARFRAGGWTVATVGNFTGRIPETTVYYDPGQEPVARALAAQFPAIARVLPRFAGLPGAGLTVVVTREFPR
- a CDS encoding DUF3263 domain-containing protein yields the protein MDVAEAADTPTGGRLSERDQEILAFERQWWKYAGAKEQAVRDLFDMSATRYYQVLNALIDRPAALEFDPMLVKRLRRLRAARQRARSARRLGLEA
- a CDS encoding Glu/Leu/Phe/Val dehydrogenase; its protein translation is MVAESAWESAQIQLADAARQLGLDDGLHAVLATPRRELTVSVPLRRDDGHVEVVRGYRVQHNFSRGPAKGGVRYHPATDLDEVRALAMWMTWKCALIGVPYGGAKGGVTIDPRDYSQTELERVTRRYTSEILPLIGPAVDIPAPDVGTDEQTMAWMMDTYSVNVGHTVTAVVTGKPVSVGGSLGRGSATSRGLVFTTCAALAGHGVDSDGMTVAVQGFGKVGGLAAVFLRDAGFRVVAVSDVEGGIYNPAGLDTAAILAHVREGGRTVVGYPGTEPITNDELLALDVDVLMPAALNGVIHSGNAADVRARFVVEGANGPTTPAADKVLADKGIVVVPDVLANAGGVAVSYFEWVQDQQSYWWSEGEVNDRLQDIMQRAYAEVASLAAERRLSLRTAAQVIAVGRVAEAHRIRGLYP
- a CDS encoding serine hydrolase domain-containing protein, whose protein sequence is MAEIHGTCDERFTGVRDVLADNLDTGLDVGASVSVVLDGKPVVDVWGGVADAETGAPWERDTIINVWSTTKTMTFLCALMLADRGELDLYAPVARYWPEFAAGGKEGVEVRHLMAHTAGLSGWSPAITLTDLYDWEKATSVLAAQEPWWEPGTASGYHAVTQGFLIGEVVRRITGQSLGTFFAKEVAEPLGADFHIGLPAAHDARVARLVTPPDNLGDAAAEDSIAHRTFASAPFGAEVAWTTDWRRAEIPAANGHGNARSVARIQAVLACGGEIDGVRLLSAAGCERVFDEQIHGTDLVLGVPLRFGMGYGLNSEELPLSPNPRTCFWGGYGGSIIVIDLDARMTVCYVMNRMESGLVGDMRGASVVFAAYAGLAAG
- a CDS encoding pyridoxamine 5'-phosphate oxidase family protein, with the translated sequence MPSRSVPAPLRVRRLPERAAYDEATIAPILDEALVCHVAVVREGRPVVIPTLHARDGDRLLLHGSKAAGVFRDLRRDDTVCVTVTLIDGLVLARSAFHHSVNYRSVVVHGRAEEITDPVEKTAALRVVVEHVARGRWDDVRPPTAAELRETGVWAVPLTEASAKVRTGGPKDDAEDLALPVWAGVLPLRLASGEPLADGGDAALPAYVAGWSRQPAASPA